The Dermacentor albipictus isolate Rhodes 1998 colony unplaced genomic scaffold, USDA_Dalb.pri_finalv2 scaffold_22, whole genome shotgun sequence sequence AGAATCAAATATCGAACGCATTCAGATTTATTCAGTTGCAGCATCGGTAAACTGTACCGAACAACAATGCCGATTGTCACGTCTGAGGTAAATTTGAGCGCGAATGATTGCGGCTTGGCTCGAGGCGTCTGGCTCCGTTTATCGACGGAGCTCCCTGTACTTAATCTCCTGCTTCTTATATCCCTGGTGGAAAGGTAGAGGAGAGGGGTGAATTCACCGTAATTTTTTACTACAGATTCATGTCGGGTCGTGAACAGCTGACAATGTGCAGTATTCAAAAACTACTCGAAGGATATTCGAGGGCTGACTCGAATAGGAAGATATTCCGTTCATTATTCGAAACCTTCGCATACTCGTACACCCCTGCCTGAGCTGCGCCCTCAGCTTAAACTGTATACGGCAACAACCCTTAAAACTCCACAGTCGCGTTCTCGCGCCTTCGCGGCGGCGCCACTCGGCTGTTGACGCCTTGCGATCGCTTTCATCGTGTTAGCCGCGCCTCTCTATTGGCGCTGCTCTCGCCTTCCTATTTGTCGTGACAAAAGGCaggtttttctcttttttttttttggtcaaacGAACGTGATTCGGCACGGACAGTGCGGCGCGCCGGAAACATACAACGCTGGAAACTCTACTCCTCGACCGTGTGCGCTCATATTCGATTCCCTCGCTGGGAACCGAAATCACGAGTGAACGTCGAAACCATCCACCCCGCTCTCATTTCCCATGTATGAATCAACGAGCGAAACGTGCCCCGAGTCAAAGCAGGAATCAACGCAACAGGCTACGCATGCTTGAACCTTCAAGTCATGTGTTCTCAGTTCTTGGAAAAGTGCGTGAAATTTCCCAAATTACTCTCTTTCGCTTAATGataataaaaaaacatttgcTTTATCATTTCTTCTTCCACCTAATGCTAATTCAAACAAGATATATTAATACCACGGTTTATTCCTTGCGCTCGTGAGACACGTGTAGGACATGAGCACATATAGAGCGTTAAGCAATGTACTTTGATAACTGCATTAGTAATCTGTCAGTTTATGACAGCGTAAAGTACAAGATGACCCGCACAAGTGCCTAAAGGCGGCGTTCATCAGTGGGAGAAACTGTAACACTGGACTCGCTACCGCCGAGCTCTTCAAGTGCAGTGCAGAGCAGCGCGCCATGATCGGGCACGCTTCGTCGTTCGCGAAGAGGAATCGGAGCGCGCGGCTGCCGGCACATTTCTGCCACCTGCGGACGCTCGGTGATCGCCGGGGAACCTACTGCTGTCACAATGCGTCACAAAGGCGGTCGCTTCCCACCGTATACCACAATGCATCAGCTCGGTGTCCCCACCGCTCACCAGTGAGGCGCCGGCAGCTATGCGCTTGAAATATTGCGTTTCAATCGCGGAGCAGCTACACAATCACACCTGTTttcaagcattgaaggctaaagtGTTAACCGATGAGCCGAGTATTCGTACATTTCGACACAGATGATCAATTTCGTAACTGCCGCGCTTATGCAAAATGCCAGACGGGTAGCTTCGTGGACAAAAGGAAATTTCACGTTAGCTAGAACGTACTGCCCACGGCCGATGATTTGGAAAACCAAATCTTTCGTATGCTCGCTACACATGAAATGATGTGAAATGTGGCGAAAGAACAAGAACGTGGTGAAGTCGAGGTCATTCTCACTTTCAGTAGCGTTGATTTGCGTTTAACCGCTTCATCAAATGGTTTTGTACTATGGCTGAGCTCAAAGCAATGTCGATTGAACGCTGCGAAAACACAATGTGTAACATATAGAGCTAAAAACAAGTTTGTTGGTGCTAGTATCAGTCTTTCATTCATACACACACTTCTGGTTCGAGAACGTCGAATGACATTCCTACGAGGTGTGTTTGATTATTATTTACTTTGGTCATAACACATTCACTATTTAAGTACTAAATTAGCACACTCGGTAGCTGTGAGGGAAAAATTCAGAACTTTCACGTCCTCTTCAGTGCAAACGCAGCTATATGACTCCCTCGCTTACTTTCACATACTGTTCGGACTACTAGTTTGGGGAACCACATATACAACTAACCGCTCGCGCATTCATAGTTTGAAGAAATGAGCTCTCAAAGCAGTTAAAAACTAACCTTCTAGGATAACTTCCAGAGACATTTCTATAAATTGCCAGTTGTTGGACGCAGACCAGACAAACGTAAAAAGAAGCTAGCTATCTGTGTCAGATTTCTGTTTAGTAAAGACAGAACAGAGTTTGAGCATAATGGTATGGTTGTGCACAATGCCTACACCTCTCCAAAGATTATCAACCTGACGACCACGGAGAAGTTATGATATGAGAAAAGTTAACATTTTAATAGTGCACATGTTAAATTCTTGAATTCGCACAGAAAAAGAGTAGTGCACATCGTCTCAAGAAGTGTGTTCACAACATTGCACTTAGGAGTTATTTTGTGATATTGCCACATGCAGTGGCACAGCAAGGGGACtaaagaagaagagaacgaggttcgtctcggcatcgcgcgtcaACGGTTAGGTTTCGTGAAGGACAAATGCCCGGATCCCCATTCAGCGTGTATACTTCAGCAGAGTATACGCGACAATTTGGTGGAGCTTGCTGGGTACACCCAACTTATGCAGGAGACCCCACTGGGAATGGGGCACCTGGAATGGGGCACCAGTTCGTACGGCAGGTGGCCACGTCGTCACACCGCTTGGCTTATGCACGGCGAGAGTAGAAATTCGCGGTGCTGCTTTTCTCGACACTTGTCTGGTTCTACGCGAGTAATCCCGCGATTTAATTCTTGGGATGGACTTTCTCCGGGATTATGGCGCCATTATTGACCTCCGCGAGCGCTGCATCACTTTCTCGACACAAAGGGCAACAACACAGACCGACGCCGTGGGACACAGATCCGCACTTCGCGTTTCGGACGACAGCATCACGATACCGCCGCGTGCGAGTGTTATGGTCCCGGTCAAGTCCGACGAACTACGAGACGGTGAAGCTGTTGTAGAAGGCAACATTTCTATGTTGCTGGCCCAAGGTATTTGTGTAGCGcgaagccttgtggaacttcgtgaTAGACAGACAGCGGTGCTCGTTACCAACTTTACCTTTGAGCATCGGCACAtttttcgtggcactgccatCACCTACGCCGAACCATCGACGGACATCGTCGAGTGCCTTGCTTCTGAAGTGGACACATACGACGGTTCGCTCACAGACATCGATGTAGACTCCGACCTTACGGACGACcaaaagagcgcactgcaggaactCTTGAACGAATTCCGTGCGTGCTTCGCTCAGTCTACTACGTCCGCTGTCAGTTAGCAATGTCTCGCGCGGTTCTGAACGAATTGTTCATCACTCAAGTTGTGCAGTGCACCCTTGTTTGGGAAGGTAAAATGAAGCATTTTGGCAACAGAGAGGAGGGTTCTTTGGAAAAGAAACTATGGACTGAAGCCTAAGGTActcgcagtcgcaagtgacgcgtACTTCATCATAAAGTAAATGTTGGTGTCGTTCGAATCGGCCATGTCCGTTGGTGCCTCAGAATTGCCGCTTGTTTCCATCTGTCGTTTTCGAGTTCAATTCCATGGAGCCAAATTGTCCTCACGTGCTGTTTTCTTCTtgtctcttccccccccccccacccccgatgGTGACTACATATGGGTCCGGACAGAATCGATGAAACGGCAGTCCATACGTTTTGTTCGCAGCGCatgtaggtgtttttttttttcatttcttcacaacTCCGAGCCAGCGTGTTCGCAGTTTTGTTTGGTCATGCTTCTGCAGTTAAAAGGCTAAGTACCTCGAGCTCTACAAGGGCCGCCGTCTTTCTACTCGAATGCCTAGAGGCGAAAGGGGGCGCAAGCTTCTTTGAAAGCGGTCCATGTGCCTCTCGCATCCGGGTGGCCGACATGGCCCGAGAACGCCTTCAAGTACTCGAAAAGAACAGCCATTGGCAGACGTGCACGTGCTTCAAACCCACGTCGCTTAAATACGAACCAACCCATTCATTTGCTTCCATGTGGCTAATTCTGTGTGCGTGTACTAAGCAACACTTTAAGCTGTCGCAAACAAAGGGCTAAAAGAGGCATAAATGTGAATGAAAAAGTTGTATTCACCGTTCCATACACAGTGTTTTTATTCATTGCAAGGTTTATAAGCACGATAGTGGAGCACCAACTTAATGCACCGATCAAACCCGCAGCTCAAGCGCGCCAAAACTTGGAAATGTGAAGCAAGGCGCAGCTCTTGAAAACTGACGAAACCCGCGGCTCACAGGCGCTTCCCGCAAGCTACACCGTGTATCACACTGGAACGCGTCGCGCCATAACGAAGCATATGAAACGAAGCTGCGTCTGCTCGCCGCGCTGCCGCTCAGCCGCTGCGACTACAGCCGCTCCGTCGCATGtatgtgaaacaggcttgagtCTTAGAAACGGTTTACGAATAACTAAACAAATGACGGTAGACAAGCAAGCAACAGACAGCTTTGGTGGCGCTCATAAAAGTTTAACCTTGAAATTTGGGAGAGATACTAACGCAAAATGCGAACCAGTAGCATAAAATTTTCTAATAGTGACTGAAAAGGAAATAATAGATAGCAAAATATAAGCAAACATCTCAGAGATACCGACGCGATGCAGGAAGCCAAGGCTGAAGAGTGATTGATGAAGATCTGTAGGGAGgcttagtggcgcaagggccaaagtGCGCCAAGAAAGTCGTCATGAGTTGCGAATGGCAAAATTAATTGCTAATGCTCGTTATGATATAGCTGTATAGCGGCCCACATTAATTAAATTatgctgttttacgtgccaaaaccactttctgattatgagacatgccgtagtgcaggactccgaaaatttagaccacctggagttctttaacgtgcacctaaatcaacctacatgggtgttttcgcattttgtgcccatccaaatgcggctgccgtggctaggatacgatctcgcgacctcgtgctcagcagcccaacaccatagccatcaGCGGCCCACATGTATTCACTGTGAAGCTTGTAAAATAGATGTCTATTAAAATTTTAATTACTTGCGTGGTGGGCTTAGAAAATAAGGCACTTTAGACACACTATTCAAACGAAGCTGTACATGTCTCTCGCACACTAAGGTTACAGGATTTGTACTCTAGCTGTACTTTGTCGACAAACACGCGATAAAAAAAACTGCCGGAGGCAAATGTGTGCGAAGTGAGTTTAGCTTTAATATAAAAAAACGCGCAGCCGGGCACGTCTCCCGGAGGTATGCAAGTTTCTTGCGCTAAATGGAGGCGTGAATGCATTGCCAATTTATACCCAGGCAGTTTGATTGGGCAGATCCTTGTCGCAGCATATAGTTTAAGTCCTTAAAGAATGTATAAGATGAATTTTATTTCACGGGCCTTGACTTTCAAAAAGCTTGAAGCAAGAACAGAGCACATAAATTCCTGACGCATCGTATATAGTATACAACGTCTGTAAAAACGTAAAACAATGACTATAATGGctaaaataaactttatttcacAGCCCTTGACTTTCACAAGGTTTCTAAAAAACAGAATGTACACTAACCTTTACCTCCACGTACAGAGCCTTAAAAAACCTAAAAGAAAGCTTagaatttattttatttccctGGCCGTGACTTCCACAAGGCTTGCAAGAAATGCAGTTTTTAAAAAGCTAATACAATGATTAAAATAGATCGTAATTCTAGAACAATCACTTTCCGAGGTTTAAATTGATTTTCTGCCCGCACGGTGCTGAACCTTTACGCAGTGTAGCAACAACTGTGCGCCAAAATATCCAGCTTCAAACCTGGCGTCTGCAGTAAGCTTTCTTGCACTTGCAATTTGTGTGACTTTATGAAGAATAACGAGATGCTGTTTGGTAATACATGGGACAACAATCACAGCTAGCCTTAGTTCGCAGACCAGTACTGTGAAATGCGTCCATCTTGGATATTGCTGGACAGCGCTTTCCGTATGGCGTAGGCTGCCCGCATTTCGTCTATGGACGCCGTTTGCATGACGTAATCAATAAGGCCCGGGGTGTCCGAGACGTAGTGGAAGGCTTCGGCGCAGCGCTGGGTTCGTTTGGTCCCCACTACGAAGTGCGCTGCGCACGTTGCCATGGCGCGGTTGCGGCGGAGCACGTCCTGCACAGCGTTGTAGTGTGGCGTGTAGTATACTTGCGTGTGGTGTAGCCAACATAGCGTGCGGTTTGCTTGCAGACCCAAAGCCAAGCTGCGCAACAGTTCATCGATGAGCGACAAGTCGCTGTCGCAAAAAAGTGAAAACTCGCACAGTGTATTATTGCCACACAGTGCGCTAGCCAATGCTTGTGCCTCTTCCAGGTTAGTGATCAGTCCCCTGTCTATATGCAGTTTTCGAATACTGACGTTGCGGAAAATTGCAGTTAGGAGGCGTCGTCGAATATGCACCAGTGTGACGGGTCCATCGACCTTCAGTTTGAAATCCCTCAGCTTGGTCGTTTGCTCCAAATAAGGCACCAAGTGCCCGTGTCCCTTCACCAAACCATCTGCACCGAGCCTAAGGGTCAGCTCTATCACGTGGCCCCAAAACGGCAACAGCATGAGTGCCCTGCTCAGGAGTTGACTGCATTCTGGCTGCATGGCGTTTATGCAGATGGATGTCATTTTCCGACATGGGATCAGCGCCTCGACTGGCTCTTGGACGTTGAGCGCACACTGCAGGGAGATTCGACTCTCCAGACCACCTTCTCGTATCATTTGGCATATGCTGTGTGCGTGTTCATTACGGATGCCAACGACACTGACCTTGCTCAGGGTGGTATTTTGACGAAGCGCCTGGAAGAAGTTCCAGCATTCTTCAAGGAATGATTTAGACAGGTCTACAGTTAGATGTTGCAGCCACCTGTTGTGCGCGATTGCATTTGTAATCGAACTGATGTTTCCCACCTCGCTGTTCGTGTAGTCCACCTCACAGGATGCACACTTGTAGTTTAAATAGCATTCGCACAAGTCGCCTCCTACTTCCGATGGCACGACCTTCAAACTACGCAGGGCATCGTTTTCAGAAATAATTAGCGGCATAAGCTCCGCGAAAGCCTTGGTATTGGTGAATCCAATTAGATAAAGTGTCGAAAGCCGCCGGGTGGTCCGGAGCGCGTCCATAATGACCCGCAAACCTGGCGTGCAGTCGAAGCAGCAGCGGTCTAGGATCAGCGACTGCAAGGTGGCATTAGCGCTTAGGCAGTTAGCTAACTGGCTGCCGTGACCCAAGAAAACACCCCGAAAGCAGAGGCATGCGCTCAGCAGCAGTGTGCGGATTGTGCAGTTTTGCTCCAGTGCCATGAGCAGCTGCTCTGCGACACTGGGATCTACGTGCGTATGAGCCAGTGAGAGAGTTCCTAAACTCGCTGTTGTGGAGAAATAGTTGCTTAGAAGCCGAACGCAGTCGGCGTTCAGAAAAATGGCTTCCAAGCGCAAATTCTGAAGGCAGTGGGCTGACATCAAAGCTCCTGCGAGACCAGAGAGCCCTTCGTTCCTCTCAACCACGGCTCGTAGCCGCAGCATGACGAGGGAGGGCACCTTCCGGATCAATATGTCGAACGGGATACCTGTGGGGTCCTTGTGCTCGTCGACGTAGAGAGAGAtgacacagagatgcttctgaaggACGGCATCGAGCAGGTGCCATGCCCAGGGTTGCTGATCGTGCACGATGTCTTGACGCAGGCGCAGGTAGGGCGCCTGCGTCAGCGACAGCGTTCCTGGGGATGTCTCCCGAAGCTCGAGCTTGATTTGTCGCAGGAGGCCGTTGATCTCGTTTAGTTGAGGAAATATGGAGCACGTGCCACCTTGGCTGTAAGTGCACGGAGTGAGGCTTTCGGCTAGGTCCATGGCGACGTAAAGCAGCGAGCCAGAGAACGAGCGAGTCCGTAGAATCAACCAGATTGCAGCTGcataagaaaaaggaaagaagggcgTAATGAGGTTTATTCGGAGACAGTAACAATGTGCGATGTGGTGGCCTATTTAGCTTTTTTAATTGTATTTCTATGGGTGAAAACGGTCGTTAATGTAATTGTGTTCGGTCATTATTTCTGTCACACGTGATGTAGAGAATGGCCTCCTAAAGCAGTATTTAGCCAAATAAGCTAGCCCAGAACCGTATAACAAACCTGACACCGACAAAATTAAATCCTTTGAGGGCTCCTGGCCGTTTGATGAGAGTACCGGTTCACATTAGGCTACAAACATTTTCTCAGTCACGAAGTAGTGTCGGCATGTCTGAGCATCGGTTAGTCTGCCACTGGTTGCAAGAAAAAGAACTGATATTACTACCCGAAATTACACGTAACTGAATAAATTGGGCCATACGGAGACTGGATAAGCATACTGGAAAAACGCGCCTCGGCATTTGGGGGAGAGGGCATGGTACCGCATTTAGGAAGCTTGCTCTCAAGTTGGTCGTAAACGTTTTCAAAGACAGCGCTGTGCCTATGGCAGTATGGATTCAATTTTACACGAGGGCgcatcagaaagtctttgcccctatgtGTTGTAGCCAAATTACGGCAGTAAATGCGAAGTAAACACATCCATGCCAAGCCGTGGGTTTTTCTTGGACCGGCATGgctttatctgccggtagctccacggtacggcgctgctgtcagctaGTTGtcgaagatggcggttgtgcttcacatctCTACGGCCTACGAGCAATGAAgcgtgattcgttttctatggatcAAGGAATGAACGctcatcgaaatccacagggaaatgcagcccacgtatggagaaAGGTGTCTCGCTTGAAGAAGTGTGAGGTGGCGGTGTAGCTACCTTACTTTAGCTAATGCAAAATAGGGGCAAATACTCTGATTCGGCCGGACGACATGCTTTCCAAAGTAATTCTCCATGAAGCGGGAACTACGTGGCGTGACTGACCCATTTTAGGCACGTTGATCTGCATTATCTGTAGGCGCTCGCGCCATATAGAGACGAGAACAGTACCTGCCGGTGCCGTCGGCGGCATCTCTGTTTACTCATTTTCTTTTGGTATGTCGAACGAACTGGCCCAACAACTCGTGTGCTTTATTTGTATACATGTCATATTGCGGTTTGTCGGAATCGCGAAACTCAGTGCCGTGAGAATGTGTTGTGGCGCCACTCTTAAAGCTAATGTGTGTTGAGTGTTGGCCTGGTGGGAAGTGTTCGTGAATGTACTTGTAGTGACTGTCTCTAATtacacttagtttggttgcttagtgcTTTTTCCCctttaatttatttattccattggagtatttccttttaattttttttttcacgggcaCCGGTTTCTGCTGCTTCTTCTATTATCTCTTTTAGAGACACGATAGTCAACCCCCATCAGCGAAACAagtaatagagggctgctgtgcacgccgtgacacgccggctgacacacggccgttgacgcgtgattgacagacggccgtgtcactggccttgtgcaccAGCACTCCTtcattctcaattcgacaccctcGTCGCTAACACCCTTCGCTCGTTGCAGCACCCACCCGCCTAACATTTTCTCTCCTTTAGAAGAACcttacctatatatactgtggcgaggaaagcatatgtcgccttgaagacaagtccacttgtccaaaCCTTTGCTGCTTTGTTGCACTACGTGGACAGGTGGGCGGCTGGTGTATTTCGCTTTTTAAGTGACTCAATCACGTTACTGTGAGCCTATCTCACGGTTTGTTTAGAATGAAATGTCGAATATATGTACCACTGGGGTGACTGCGTATGTGCCACTTGGTGTGCCACTGGGGCAATGGGAATGCGCCCGTGCGTTTTAGGCTGCTTTCCATCCTATATTTTGCCATTACATATATTCTGTCGTATAAGTATGAACACTACAGCATATATCTACAATAACCGTTCCTTACACAACATTTACAATACTCACTTGACCGCT is a genomic window containing:
- the LOC135915756 gene encoding NLR family CARD domain-containing protein 3-like, whose product is MDLAESLTPCTYSQGGTCSIFPQLNEINGLLRQIKLELRETSPGTLSLTQAPYLRLRQDIVHDQQPWAWHLLDAVLQKHLCVISLYVDEHKDPTGIPFDILIRKVPSLVMLRLRAVVERNEGLSGLAGALMSAHCLQNLRLEAIFLNADCVRLLSNYFSTTASLGTLSLAHTHVDPSVAEQLLMALEQNCTIRTLLLSACLCFRGVFLGHGSQLANCLSANATLQSLILDRCCFDCTPGLRVIMDALRTTRRLSTLYLIGFTNTKAFAELMPLIISENDALRSLKVVPSEVGGDLCECYLNYKCASCEVDYTNSEVGNISSITNAIAHNRWLQHLTVDLSKSFLEECWNFFQALRQNTTLSKVSVVGIRNEHAHSICQMIREGGLESRISLQCALNVQEPVEALIPCRKMTSICINAMQPECSQLLSRALMLLPFWGHVIELTLRLGADGLVKGHGHLVPYLEQTTKLRDFKLKVDGPVTLVHIRRRLLTAIFRNVSIRKLHIDRGLITNLEEAQALASALCGNNTLCEFSLFCDSDLSLIDELLRSLALGLQANRTLCWLHHTQVYYTPHYNAVQDVLRRNRAMATCAAHFVVGTKRTQRCAEAFHYVSDTPGLIDYVMQTASIDEMRAAYAIRKALSSNIQDGRISQYWSAN